The Solanum pennellii chromosome 4, SPENNV200 genomic interval ataggggtagtattactattttatcttttgactttattaaatttaatgctTTGAGAAATGTGTTAGATGAAAAATAGTATCTAGAAAGGCTAAATTAGACATAAAAGGTAAATTATCTCTTGATCGCAAATGTTGTTGGACAATTATGTTTAGTATAGTGAACACTATTGTTGGACTGAgggattaaaaaatataaaatataatttaaatgaagttattttatgaaattaaaatatagatggtttaaaaacaaataaagtgAAAAGGGTGAAAATAAGGTTTTGgtgtttttcaaatttcaaataaaacttGAAgttgtatttaaaattttcatgacCAGAACTATTTttggaagaaaatgaaataatatttcaaaaataagtgaaaaattCTCATTACCAAACAATTTTCCGAAAATAAGACAATAATTTAGAAGTACTATTTGTGTAGCCTCTTCATCGATATCTGATCACATCATAATTTTcgtatttttttcttcactagtATCtggaacgtgcgttgcacgtttgtcccttaatatttttattttaagtttgtctttataaagttcaattatataataagaaatgcaaaaatgaacaattttagttatgatttaATCTCAAATGGTATGAATATGTCTATGAAtagctaattattttttcaGATCAAACAACTTATTTATTGAAGTAGTTTACAATGAATTTCTActcgaaaaaataataaacagatGTAAAAGTCTTTGGCGAAAGTAGCAAAGacataaagaagaaataaatgcAATTCTAGTCATTGCTGAAATCACAAATataagattctttttcttttgtgctTATATGAATtgcattcttcttcttttttaaaaaaaatatacaatagtattttttttaatgaaaatagaaaaaattgacgaacattattttctcattttcgAATATCTTTTGATCTTTGTTTCCataagatgaaaattaattatatgaaccaaaagattatttaagaaattgggataaatagttctaatttaaaaataatcattccGTTTTCATATCAAACACTATATTGCTAAACATACTAAGATTGAGGCTTAAaccacacatacatatataaaaaggatAGATATACCTGGAAAAAAAGAATCTCAAGGAGAATGAGAATGAACGGAAGATGAGAGCAAGAAAACTTATTGTGTAGCTATATAGAGTTTTGTAAtgtaaagaatatgaaaagatggagaaaattacataaacatTGATCAACAATAACTAAGAAAAATATGACATGAAACGTTTTTGGATTGTAATCAAGGAGCTTATGACTATCTATCTTCAATCTTAAGTATTGAATTTAGTGTAAAGCATTAAGTGCGGTTGGAATGAGTTTAACTGCAGAAACTCAAAGgatcattaattaaaaaaaaaaactgttttgctatcattatttatttaattttcaaattttgtaaatgacattttctaatttaataaataagtaaaggacattttagtaattcaactttaaactcaacatcttcccacttataataataNgaaaaaaagacaaaaagaaacagaatatttaagtaaaaatacaatatagacattattcttataagattgatgtatatagatgaaaatataagtacaaaattagtacataactcTCTGAGTTTTTATCGACTCCTttcatatcctatcaaaattcaagagtcttcaTCATCTGTTTttactatagaataaaaataatagcctAATAATCTTCATAGGGGTTTCAtgagataaagaagttgaatttatataaatagaatagaaggaatatcaaaagatatcttaaatttttagtttaaacgtttggaggttatgaatatgaaaagatgagagttatgaatattaagagtataaaagttaaataagtatttagaaaataataataaataaatgaagaatatgaaaaaaaaaagttagcaAACCATGTAAaaagaacaactaaagttcttatcatgtaattaagaattaatgaattaaatttgtgaagctagagtcattctttaataataatcaagaggaCATTATCAATGTGCGTCTCCATTTTGTAGATTTGcaccctttaaattattaaatttcgttatttatcataaaggataatactttatccacatcaattatattattcatgagaggggttaaggaaaaagttataagaagagggaaagaaaagaaatttaggtaaagttttttttaaaaaaaattataactattatatacatatagattatagatgataaatattaataaattagatatttaattagtaattaatcttaggaagtctaaaagtcattaacatttaattaaatttatacactcaaatatttaaatattttataataatttaatttgtagaAAGGGTAAAaccgtaattcaactttcaacttttttgttcatgcttttagtaatatatgattattaaaaGTTAAGTCATATTTATGAGACCATTTGATGTTCTTCTGTATAGCCTTATAAATACAAGTATAGAAACTGAAATAAAGATTTAAGACCAAGAAGTGGTGTTGGAAACCTATAATGAGGTAGACTACAAATTGGAATGCGAGAAACCGAAATTTGAGAGGGACATAAGCATGGTGAATAAGAGTTAAAGTGGAGTCCACAACGTGGCGATGTTTTCTTTCGGCAGTACCAACTAGTTGGGGAGTATATGGAGGACTTAATTATGAGACGTTGGATCCCAAAATTCAAGACAATGGATTTAAGGCCAATTTATTCACCTCCACATTAGTGTACAacattttaattatcaattgaATTTGGTTTTGAACTAATACAACAACATTAGTAAAAAATTCCTTAACATCTTATTTGTATCTTAAAATAAACAACCAAGTATATTTTGTGAAAtgatcaacaaaaataacataaaatataaaattatcaaaagagATAGTTGGAGAAGGACCCCAAACATATgagtaaataaaattaaaagaccTAGAATTCGTAATTGAATTGTCACCAAATGGTAGACGATGACTCTTATTGCATAAACACAAATTACAGAATGTAATAGACTTGACATGGTTTACTGATAGGTTGAAATAAGAAATACAAACTTTGTAAAGAATTTGTGAAATCTAcggaaagaaagaaattaaaaactGTATTCTATTCAAGCATATAGTATTACATTTACGATTTGAAAAGAATCTCACATTTTTCTTGCTTAAGATTTACATAGCTATCTCTATATAAAGAGGATCACAATTATTGTAACTAACAGAAGAATGACCTTTCAAGCTGAGCTGTAACTTCTTAACAAACTCCaactatttattaaaatgatgaataaaaaTGCACCAATTCTTCCATTTGTAATTCAACACCCCTATCTCTTAAGCTGAAGGGTGGAATATATCTAACACACCAAGTTTAGTCATAAAGAGATGATGTTGAGTAGCACCTAACCCTTTTGTGAGAATGTCAGTTGGTTGCATAGTAGTGCACAAATGCTTAAGATCTATGAAGCCTGATTTCACTTTCTTTCGAATGAAATAACAATCAATGTCTATGTGTTTTGTACATTCATGAAACACTGGTTTTTAGTTATTTGTATAGTTGATTTGCTAGCTCTAGACACTGAGATTGGGATGTCAACTGGAAATTGTAACGTATCTAGTAATCCTGCTAACCAGATTAGTTCTTCAATAAGAGCTGCCAAGCTCATTTATGATGCTTTAGTTGAAATCTTACTTACTGTCTGTTGCTTCTTTGACttccataaaaaaaagaatctccAAGTTTTGTCATGTAACCTGTGAACGATCTTCGTGTGTTGGGGCATGAATAGTATCCAGTGAGTTTCATAACACCACTCACTCTTTTGAGAATTATCCTAAGTCCTGAAGATCTTTTGAGATATCTCACAACCCTTAGTGCACCTTCCCTGTGAGAAACCTTACAATGTTTTATGAACTGGCTCAGAACTTGTACACTAAATAAATGTCACATCTGGTTATTGTTAAGTATAATGTTTTACCAATCAATCTTTGGTATAATGTTTCATCTTTTTACGCTGGATCATCAGAACTACCAATGTGTTGATCGAATTCTGTACTGGTCAATTTGTGGTTAGATTCCACTCAGCCAATTTTTGAAATGAGTTGTAAAACATAATTTCTTTGATTCAAGAAAAATCCTTCTTTTTACTTTAAAACTTCAATCCCTAAAAAGTATCTAAGACTTCACAAgtccttcattttgaaattttggtgtagtgtgtctttttcttcttgaatcaaACTGGAACTATTACCCATTATTAGGAGGTCATCAACACACACTAAAATCAATGCATTGTCAGTTCCTCCCTTTCTAATGAACAAAGAGTTATCATGAGCACTTTGTGAGTATCCTGCAATCAATAACGCCTTAGTGAACTTGATGTTTCATTGTctagataattttttaagacCATATAATGACTTCATCAACTTGCACACCTTAGTCACCAATGTGATAGGAACCTTATAGGAagctccatataaatttcttcaagtAAATCACCTTTCAAGAAAGCATTGTTAACATTCATTTGTGACAAAGTGCAACCATGGGAAGCTACTAGACTAAGGACATTCCTACTGGTGACCATTTTAGCAACTGGTGAAAACGTGTCTTgataatcaagaccttctttttaGGTATACCCTTTTGAAACTAGACTTGGGTTGTATCTATCCACATCACCATGGACTTGTACTTTATCTTGTATACCCATTTGGAACCAATTTCTTTCTCACCAGGTGGTATGTCAACAATTTCAAAGTATTGTTATCTTCGAAAGCTTGGATTTCTTGCTTCATGGCATTAATCCACAACTTGTCTTGAGATTCTTCATTAAAAGATTGGGGCTCCACATCTTCTGAAAAAAGCATGTAAGTAAGATTGCTAACCTGTGGATACATTACCATAACAAACATACTTAGTGATGGAGTGAGGACTGGACTTTTTGGGAACAAAATAATCTTTAATCCAAGCATGAGTCTTGCATGCCCTGGTAGTCTTTCTTGAACCAGTGCGGGTAGTTTGTACTGATTCAATAGAACCATGTCCAGGGGTTCATCTTGTAAGTCTTCTAAGTTATCAACTATAGGGGACTCAACAACTGGATTGCTGGACATTTCAGTTCTTGGATATGCAGGTTGTGAGGAAGAATCTTCAACATGAGACTTCTCTGTTTGGAGGACCTAATCTAAATTATCAGGAGCATCATCTGTATAATtaagaaatggagaaaacaaagGATATGAACCTTCATCATGAGGTTGCAAAATCTTGAAACGAAATCCTTCTTCTTTGAAAACAACATCCCTACTGATGAACACAATCTTTGCATGAAGATCATAAAACTTATAACCATTTTGTGTGGAAGAAAAACCAAATAGAACAGTTCTGTTTGCTCTGGCTTCAAACTTCCTACCCCTAGGAAATGTAGCAACAAAACATAAACACCCAAATACTCTAATGTGATCCAATCTAGGAGATTTTCCAAACAATCTTTCATAAGGAGAATAACCATCCAGAACAGTTGTAGGCAATCTGTTAATTAAGTATACTGCAGTCTTACACATTCAACCCAAAATCTACTAGGAACATGAGATTATATCTTTAAGGCTCTATGTTGATCCCCAGTATACACGCAAGTGTATGTGGTCGCacaagtaatatagtttcttttaGAAACGAGTTATCATTCCCAAGGGACTTATGATTAACTTATATTTACACATAATTCcacaattaaaaagaaaaataactacTTCAAGCGATGATGATTTATGGTTAACTACAACTAATATGCattaatttaaagtaaaatGGTGAATGACTTTGATATAATGTTTTAAGCAAGATTAAAAGCAATTCCAGAACTGCAACATATAATGAATTCCATGCATCATATTATTGGCTTCGAAGTAACTGCAGTTGTAAAATTACTGGTTTGTAGGGCTAATAGTATAATCTGGGTTACACACCTCTCGTCGCCTACCCCAGTTAGCTATCTAACTACATTGTTGAGTGGTGATAAATAGACTAACTGGCGAGCATTTATATTTTATCCTATTTCGTAACCAAAAAAGGTGTTCGTCTTTCGGGTGTCACTCCTGAACACTAATCTCCTGAATTTAATGGGTTGACCGAGCTTTCTATATTTCCTGGTCTATCTAATCTCTCCTATGGTAAATTCAAGATTAGACACTAGTCTTTTTATGGTGAGCAAGCATAAAATAGTTAAGcaagaatataaaagtaattaGAATTGACAACCGAAGATTAAGTCATAAAACCTCAAATATTCAACAATCTATTCATAACTACAGCCCCATAATTAGGAAGTTTAGCTACTCATGCTTTTAGTaatcaagaaaagataattattCATAAACGAATccgaaaaataggagagttaaGAGGATTACATACTTGATTCTTGGCCTTCACATTAAACATAAGTCGAACCCCTAGCAATGGCAGCCCTAGGATTTATATAGTGAATATAAGAACAAATCCTACTCAAATTAGAACTCCTAgttaatgtttaaaatttggaAAAGTCGAAATCAGATTGGGGTGGCACACCTCCATCAGACCTAGCACATCTGGTATTCAAGTTCTACAGGTGCGGCGCGCCATCATCACGCCTAAGAATATCCTATGCACATCAAGCCTTGGCGCAACGCGCCTACGAGTATGCCTCAATACTGTCTCTGAGCATAAGGCCTTAGCACGACGCGTCTGCCAGTGCACCTCGCCTAGGTAATTCTATCCTCAACCATTTTTCACGTCCAATTTTATTCCTTCTTTCGTTGTTCCGTCTCCGCATTCTTCGAGAGTTCCTAAAATCTCTAATCATGTGTGTAAGTTCATAATCATCGCAAGCAACCACAAAATCAAGCTAGTAAACTCAAGGTTTTCCTTTAACACCACCAAAACATGGGCGAATATTGACTACTCAGGCATAAAAGTATGGCTAATATCACCACCCCACACTCATacttttgtttgtcctcaaacgATCTTTAGACCATCAACTCTTTTTTATAACTCTTGTCTTTATCAACTCACCTTAAAGTCAACCAAACCTTTTAATCATGATTATGCAGTTTACATTGGATGCAACAATTTTCCACATATATGCCATGTACAATGCATGTTCAAAGAATTagtcttttattattattcttttcgGGCTAATGCAAAATCATACCAACACATCAACTGGATACTCCTACACATGTCATAGATGCCCTcacttgtttatgttttttagcACAACCTTTCACTCAAGCGCAATGTCAAAATCAAAAGgcctattttttcaaaataatgaagTCGCACTCAGAATTAAAGTTCTTACTTCCTTAACATGTCATATGCTTGCCGACAGTGTAATTAAACTTTCACATCGTAATTCTCAAGGAATCAAAAGGGCTTTCCTTTGGTTGTAGTGTTGGTTTTAGGTAATGGAGGtatttttttgaattcattataGTAACCACTCCTCCCTAATGCACATGTTATCATTTAGCAAACAACATCCTTCATATTATTCTTTTCTTCTAGTACAGACTTCATGACTAAATACCCCTTTATTTCTCCataatttcccttttatttctttttatttttttttaaaaacaatgcTTTTGCACTAGCCACCCAAACACTAGatctttttcatttgagtaaggTGCACATTATCCTTGATAGCATAAGGGACAATGTTTCGAGCATAGTCTTAAATTAGCCACCCTCAATTTCAGTCGAGGTGCACATTGTCCCTAAGGACCAGAGCCAAATTAAAACTTTGTTTTTCACACAATGTAGCAATTCACCCTTAGCTCATTCAACCTTGTTTTTTCAACCCTTGTTCTTAACATAGTACATTAAGGACCTTAAGAGGATCCAAAGACTTTGTATCAAACAATGGGTTTCGGCTTATGAAATGAACAAGGCTAAAGGCTAAATGGGGCTTCACAAGGGGAAAATTTCATGGTAGGCATACAAGTAGAGTCAAAAATTAGTTATTTCAAAGAAACGGCTCAATCACATTCCTTAAGTCATACAAGCTACTCATTCAACACATACAAGACAACTTCTGGATATCAAGTTAAGAAAGAACCGATCAAATCTCACTACGCATGGCATTATGACACATATACAGATATATCAACTGACATGCTCATATAGTTGCATTACGGTATTACTACATAATTAAGCTCATATTTAAACATTTGAGTCAAACTTAAGAGAACATGCTAATTACAAGGTCAACCAGACATTGCATTTTTTTCACGTATAACTACACATGAAGTTTGGCTAACTTATTGAGACATAACTTCAAAAGACCAAGGTTGGTCTTGTCCATCCTACTCCTCTATTTGAATAATTTACCCTTAAGACGGTTGTCATCCATCTATAATTAGAAAATGTCACTCCTAAGACGACTCTAGGACTCGATAAAGTACTAAACTAATCCTATAGAGTTCAAAGGGACAATCCTCTGTAAAAGTACCGAAAACAAACTTCGAGGAAcctaaaaaaagtaacaaaaaataactaaagacTACACTATAGTCAATAAAGTAGtaaacaaatatatacatagaTAATACACCCAACCCACACTTTAAAGATAAGCACTGTCCTTAGTGCACAAGCAAAACAAAGTAGGAGGTAGGAATACTCCCGAGGGCCTTTAGGCCTCGTCGTTGTCGCGATCAAACACCATTAAGGAATTTGCCTCATCCACATCGTCGTCATCCTCCTCATAAACCATTTCCTCATCAGCAATGGGCTCATCATCGTCCAGAGGCTCCAAGAAGGTGGGATCAGTCTTGCACAGAAAGGCTGCACTATCTATCAATGGATAGCGCTCTACCAATGCCTCCATTTCATCATTAGTGAATGGGAGGACTCATATTCGCAACTTCGATTGAGCCATACCAAACATGCGTGCCATGACGCTATCATCATGGGCTTGCCTATCAGGAGCTCATAAGACAAGCCCATGCAATATGTCTAGCGCCTTTGTGCGAGTGATGTCCACCAACTTACCTTCCAGATCTAGGTGCCTAGCAATAGTCATGTCCAACTCCTCCTACTCAATCTCATGACTCCTCACAGAATGGGTACTTAACCCTTCTTAACAGAATCTTCACCTAAAATATTCCGTAACTTCATCatgtttttttccaaaataGCCCCACATTATAGGGCAATCttttcatcaacatgtaaaCTAACACCACCCTATCGCGATTCACATTAGTCAAGTGTTTAGCATGAAGGAATACACTACACACTATATTCAACCACACTCCGGCCACCTGTTTAAAATTAGCAAAGTGGAGGGTATTATGCCTCCCTGTGTCCTTACTCGTCTCCTACCTAGCATTTGATTCAACCACACACAAAGTGTGCCAAATATCCCTACAAAGGTTTATCCTTCAAGTCATTAAACATGTCAGAATCCGAATTAGGGGTCCCAACACCTCCTTCAGAACTTGGGCAGAAAATTTAACATCTTTCCCCCTCACAGGCACACTTATATTTCGTTTCAGTTAACCAATTGGCATAAAAGTCTCTCACCAAATTCAAATTACAATATCCAGGATTTTCAAACATAAAACACAATCCTAACTCATTCACAGTTCTATATATATCCAGAAATTGAGATTGTAACCTTACCTCATTGATCAAGAGCACacttaaagataataaacttaatgcggaagctaaatcataatttaaattgaaaagatgggaatactcatattctataactaagatatttgaaaaggatgagtttaatacaaaggaaatattaactcaataatgAGCCGAAAATAACTATGTCTGAGCGTctaaactgactagaaatgttgggacagtCCCCAACTatgtctagcaaaaactgaaactaaatgactaaaatactgaaaagaaactcatgactattgttctcggagaatgaggactcaccactgaatctgctgaactggagatccggaatcgatctatgcgtgatttggatgctgagaacctgaacccacatcatgagaagatgtagcacacatATATGTTAGTACATGAAGGTACGGagaatgtaggatagagtaaatctaaaacaaaacataattgaacaggcacaaaagcaagtataataatctgaatatgatatactgaattctgagctaattggatgcaatgaccaaagttataacatgctgagactgaaaAATAACTGAATTTTAAATACGATCAATGCATTACAGAGTCTGACTGAAcggtgggagctactaataaccgataataaaaccacatgagctaaatgtggagtccgatgtatcggccccatcgagaggacccaatatatcctgccagaggtataaacgcatgctggcatgatcactaaaatgattgaccacagaggggacttacaacctacttggctagtagttttgagactaattgggtacgctgaaccctagtccaactcggtattaatgctactcccaatgaattatgtaattaactcattatgactgaatttctgtAATTACTTGATAACTCTAAACTGAACATGCAACCTgtaatgcaataattaatctagtaattatgcatttataactgagacatatatatctgaagtaacggaaatatttgacctagcatgtctaattcaagaacaaaagaaatgcatagctagggttttgaaattcatgcaataatctgagtaataacatgataatctgatttggaacatataactaataaattcatgaagttctgttgagGTTCTAGACACCCTATGTTTAATCATGATATgtgaatcaagaatctgactgaaaactagggactcaatgggtgaaaggaaacCACTAgagaaatctcacatacctggtgatgaaattaatggagaaacacttagattttggGTCTGGAACTGTTGGAACCTTGCTAGATCCTCGAACTAgagttcttgacctttttctcctttttttgtttcttattttctatgttttgattaatgatttgacttagttaagttttagttatgttttaggCTTAAACTCACTGAAATCTGATGATTTatggtcaaaacgacgtatcttagggtttaaacaaagtgggaaaagaccaacagacccctgagttaattgttgtccgaccaaacgacgacctggactTACGATCCGTCGTTCAATTGACGTTTCATTGTTCAATTGATTATCCGTCGattgggtccgtaggttgggccagttcgacaggcctttactaaaacgagcataactttttactcggaggtatgattttagcaaggtcggtggctatggaaagctaattcaattatctatttgtgGATATATCACgggacacctaattaattttgttctaagagttatgatcagtTGAAATGTCCCAACTGTATTTACCCCTAACTGTCTGTtaatttccacctacggtcagactacggaccgtagatcgAACAACGATCCATGATGGTAAACTGTGGTTCATATCAGAGAGTGGAGGAATGGGGTATTGATTGATGGACACAGACAATGGACTGTAGGTCCCTTCATCGTTCGATACATAGTCAAATTTCTTGGGTtaagattttggggttttttgACTCCGTCGACGGATGTGCAgaacggaccgtgggtcaggatACGGTCTGTTCATGGAAACCGTCGATGCATCTGCAAATTTTGTGAAAAACTAGCTTTTGGTTTGTTTTGTATACGGGGttttacattatctcccccttgggaacattcgtcctcgaatgaagactaaactagctggaatagagggagagagttgCAAACCCTACTGCTAAACattgagaactgagtttctgactgaattgagttatGAGAACATGTAAATGCgctaaaaatgcaagtacaaactgatgGAAAAAGATTCTAAGACagaattcacgcatgaatgactggaaactgaagaggaactattacctcaagctggagtgcaATCGGAAgtaaagaggtgaggatacttggctttcatgactgcttctgcttcccaagtagctccctttATGGACTGACTCCttcacaaaaccttgactgaagtgacttctttatttttcaaccttctaacctgacgttCAAGAATATCaattggtacatcctcataaaaAAGACTATCTTTCGCCGCCCtgctctctaatggcactacagaggctggatcacccccacacttcttcaagagtgagatgtggaagaccagatgcactgctgctaattctgctggaaACTCTAACTAATaagccaccttgccaacccttttcaagatcttgtaagggcctatatatctaggactgagcttccctttcatgccaaatctcatcaccctttcataggtgtgactttcagaaaaaccttggaactctagttcccttcttctCATAtatgcataagatttctgatgactttgggatgtcttaagtctatctctaatgagttgcactttctccatagcataaaggattgaatctggccctatcaaagctgcttcacctacttctaaccaaccaacaggagatctacatctacgcctaTACAAAGCTTTATAAGGGGCCATCTTAATGCTGGAATAGTAGTTATTATTGTAGGCGAGCTCAAtcagaggaaggtgatcatcccaactacccttgaaatagATCAGACAAGCTCTTAACttatcctctagggtctgaattGTACGCTCTTCATGTCCATCCATctgcggatgaaatgttgtgctaaggtttaCTTGAATATCAaaacccttctgaaatgactttgagaaat includes:
- the LOC107016841 gene encoding uncharacterized protein LOC107016841; amino-acid sequence: MEALVERYPLIDSAAFLCKTDPTFLEPLDDDEPIADEEMVYEEDDDDVDEANSLMVLPTTVLDGYSPYERLFGKSPRLDHIRVFGCLCFVATFPRGRKFEARANRTVLFGFSSTQNGYKFYDLHAKIVFISRDVVFKEEGFRFKILQPHDEEKSHVEDSSSQPAYPRTEMSSNPVVESPIVDNLEDLQDEPLDMVLLNQYKLPALVQERLPGHARLMLGLKIILFPKSPVLTPSLSMFVMVMYPQVSNLTYMLFSEDVEPQSFNEESQDKLWINAMKQEIQAFEDNNTLKLLTYHLVRKKLVPNGYTR